A genome region from Natronosalvus rutilus includes the following:
- a CDS encoding polysaccharide deacetylase family protein yields MKRRTYLATAGALTLGGCMGFGETDEPRGNDSNSSDPDGNETGNGDGNGNGNGDGNGDGNGEGNGDGDVPTEAETFDDFEDLSDWQVVSGSATPYTDYSVVGSQSVLLEASEAEDQVRIARELDEPLDMSEITPGLAVASHSTVNVGIQLYDESRDKVVYRQRTHGMSIRHVNFGVEYINGDPDLSAITEIHISIWVGDGTAEAWIDDLHFVPKPDPTVLLQFDGGYETHYSEAMPLLEEYGYSATAFVPPSRLRASEDDEGDRLTEDQVAELADAGWTIGSYGAHGNDLTALEGDRTPASEIEEAAAWLEDEGYDAEYVAYPGGAYNDEAIEAVEANHELGFTGGYPVNGYLTNAALCPRLVHPDGDEAREALETTAELGGITAISFVRFDGGVGELEATLGHVQELEEAGEIEVITPQDVAGEYVL; encoded by the coding sequence ATGAAGCGACGTACCTATCTCGCAACGGCAGGCGCACTGACCCTCGGCGGTTGTATGGGCTTTGGTGAGACCGACGAACCACGAGGAAACGACAGCAACTCGAGCGACCCGGATGGCAACGAAACCGGGAACGGCGATGGCAACGGCAACGGGAATGGCGACGGCAACGGCGACGGCAACGGAGAGGGCAACGGCGACGGCGACGTGCCGACGGAAGCCGAAACCTTCGACGACTTCGAAGATCTCTCCGACTGGCAGGTCGTCTCCGGGTCGGCAACCCCCTACACCGACTACTCGGTCGTCGGCTCCCAGTCCGTCCTCCTCGAGGCGAGCGAGGCCGAGGACCAGGTTCGCATCGCGCGCGAACTCGACGAACCCCTCGACATGTCCGAGATCACGCCCGGACTGGCCGTGGCCTCCCACTCGACGGTCAACGTCGGCATTCAGCTCTACGACGAAAGCCGCGACAAGGTGGTCTACCGCCAGCGGACCCACGGCATGTCCATCCGTCACGTGAACTTCGGCGTCGAGTACATCAACGGCGACCCCGACCTGAGCGCGATCACCGAGATCCACATCTCGATCTGGGTCGGCGACGGCACGGCCGAGGCCTGGATCGACGACCTCCACTTCGTTCCCAAGCCCGACCCGACCGTCCTCCTCCAGTTCGACGGCGGCTACGAGACCCACTACAGCGAGGCCATGCCCCTCCTCGAGGAGTACGGCTACTCCGCGACGGCGTTCGTTCCCCCATCTCGCCTTCGTGCCTCCGAGGACGATGAGGGCGACCGCCTCACCGAAGATCAGGTCGCTGAACTCGCCGACGCCGGCTGGACCATCGGGAGCTACGGCGCCCACGGCAACGACCTGACGGCCCTCGAGGGTGATCGGACGCCCGCGAGCGAAATCGAGGAGGCCGCTGCCTGGCTCGAGGACGAGGGCTACGATGCCGAGTACGTCGCCTACCCGGGCGGTGCGTACAACGACGAGGCAATCGAGGCCGTCGAAGCGAACCACGAACTCGGCTTCACGGGCGGCTACCCCGTCAACGGCTACCTCACGAACGCCGCGCTGTGCCCGCGCCTCGTCCACCCCGACGGCGACGAGGCCCGCGAGGCCCTCGAGACGACGGCCGAACTCGGCGGCATCACCGCCATCTCGTTCGTCCGGTTCGACGGCGGCGTCGGCGAACTCGAGGCCACCCTGGGACACGTCCAGGAACTCGAAGAAGCCGGCGAAATCGAGGTCATCACGCCCCAGGACGTCGCCGGCGAGTACGTGCTCTAG
- a CDS encoding cyclic pyranopterin monophosphate synthase MoaC, with the protein MSEDRSTGVDADRNESTASDLTHTTDDGDVQMVDVGAKPDTRRRAVAVGEIRLQETTLEAIRADEVSKGDVLATARVGAIQAVKHTWETIPMCHQIPITNVDTAFRFHEDGADERGGSSGEDSVEKGDGSADGEPKSGALELEVAVETTGKTGCEMEALEGVTTGLNVVWDMVKAVEKDADGQYPATRIEHVRVLEKEKRSADTE; encoded by the coding sequence ATGAGTGAAGATCGATCGACCGGCGTGGACGCCGACCGGAACGAATCGACGGCGAGCGACCTCACCCACACGACCGACGACGGCGACGTCCAGATGGTCGACGTGGGGGCCAAACCCGACACCCGGCGTCGGGCCGTCGCCGTCGGCGAGATCCGGCTTCAGGAAACGACGCTCGAGGCGATCCGCGCGGACGAGGTGAGCAAGGGCGACGTGCTCGCGACCGCACGCGTCGGGGCGATCCAGGCGGTCAAACACACCTGGGAGACGATCCCGATGTGCCACCAGATCCCGATCACGAACGTCGACACGGCGTTTCGATTCCACGAGGATGGTGCGGACGAACGGGGCGGATCGAGCGGGGAGGATAGCGTAGAGAAGGGGGACGGGTCAGCCGACGGCGAACCCAAATCGGGGGCGCTAGAACTCGAGGTCGCCGTCGAGACGACGGGGAAAACTGGCTGTGAGATGGAGGCCCTCGAGGGCGTGACGACGGGGCTGAACGTCGTCTGGGACATGGTCAAGGCCGTCGAAAAGGACGCAGACGGTCAGTACCCCGCCACACGAATCGAGCACGTCCGCGTACTCGAGAAGGAGAAGCGCTCGGCGGACACTGAGTAG
- a CDS encoding RNA-guided endonuclease InsQ/TnpB family protein, producing MRRVNSFTVVPRSDADEELLHRLLDASASLWNQITYQRRQNFTGPDIDKSVWDTEDYRKQYVGVLGSATAQQVIRKNTEAWRSFFALKEKGEANGLPGYWGNEEEGRELRTYIRNDQYTLRWGDRSTIEIPVGSDLKDEYDMGYRERLTLGVRGKPKWSDDQGRLELYYDELSGQFRAIQPVTTDVSRQDSPLADETAALDIGANNIVACTTTTGQQYLYEGRNLFKRFRETTRRIADHQSKVKREEGRYTSKRIRRLYRRRTRRRDHAMDALARDLFDRLHGEGVSTVYVGDLTDVLETHWSVRANQKTHNFWAFRAFIDRLACTAEEYGIVVEVRPEAWTSQTCPQCGSTEDTTRHKDTLTCPCGFEGHADLTASETFLRRHEGNVPWPMARPVCLKWDDHRWSASPRAHRPNEEHTHPQVTAGESA from the coding sequence ATGAGGCGCGTTAACTCCTTTACCGTCGTCCCGCGCTCCGACGCCGACGAAGAACTGCTTCACAGGCTGTTGGACGCCTCTGCCTCGCTGTGGAACCAAATCACCTACCAGCGCCGGCAGAACTTCACCGGCCCCGACATCGACAAGTCGGTGTGGGATACCGAGGACTACCGCAAACAGTACGTCGGTGTCCTCGGAAGTGCCACCGCCCAACAGGTGATTCGCAAGAACACCGAAGCGTGGCGGTCGTTCTTTGCCCTGAAAGAGAAGGGGGAAGCCAACGGCCTGCCGGGGTACTGGGGCAACGAGGAAGAAGGGCGGGAGTTGCGGACGTATATTCGCAACGACCAGTACACGCTCCGGTGGGGCGACCGTTCGACCATCGAAATCCCGGTCGGCAGCGACCTCAAGGATGAGTACGACATGGGCTACCGCGAACGCCTCACACTCGGCGTTCGTGGGAAGCCGAAGTGGTCGGACGACCAAGGCCGGTTGGAACTGTACTACGACGAGTTAAGCGGCCAATTCAGGGCCATTCAACCTGTCACCACGGATGTTTCTCGACAGGACTCACCATTAGCCGACGAGACGGCTGCTCTGGATATTGGCGCAAACAACATCGTCGCCTGTACAACCACGACCGGCCAGCAGTATCTCTACGAGGGGCGCAACCTATTCAAGCGGTTCCGCGAGACGACCCGCCGAATCGCGGACCACCAATCGAAGGTGAAGCGCGAAGAGGGCCGGTACACGTCGAAGCGGATTCGACGGCTGTACCGCCGACGGACGCGACGACGCGACCACGCCATGGACGCACTTGCCCGCGACCTCTTCGATCGATTGCACGGGGAAGGTGTTTCCACCGTGTACGTCGGCGACCTCACCGACGTACTGGAAACGCACTGGTCGGTGCGGGCGAACCAGAAGACGCACAACTTCTGGGCGTTCCGCGCGTTTATCGACCGGCTGGCGTGTACCGCCGAGGAGTACGGCATCGTCGTCGAAGTCCGCCCCGAAGCGTGGACCTCGCAGACGTGTCCCCAGTGCGGCTCAACGGAGGACACAACTCGACACAAAGACACGCTCACCTGTCCGTGTGGCTTCGAGGGCCACGCGGACCTCACGGCGTCGGAGACGTTCCTCCGACGGCACGAAGGAAACGTACCATGGCCGATGGCACGGCCCGTATGCCTCAAGTGGGACGACCACCGATGGTCGGCGTCACCACGCGCTCACCGTCCCAACGAGGAGCATACACACCCGCAAGTTACCGCCGGGGAATCGGCGTAG
- a CDS encoding NAD(P)H-hydrate dehydratase: MITGERMVAVDENAAALGVPRRQLMESSGNAVARAVERVADPGARVVVVAGRGNNGGDALVAVRFLEDYDVTTLLLGRPEAIGTDIARANWEALERGEYDVEAVTDSRSLSLPDCDVIVDAMLGTGISGDLREPAASAARAINAADATVVSVDVPSGFDADAGEHADNGVAADHVVTFHDAKPGLEGLESTLEVADIGIPAAAERFAGPGDVDLARPAERTGRAFVIGGGPYTGAPALAAQAALRTGMELAFVAAPDTVAGEIQGYAEDLIVQPYEGEVLTPDQVEGLVETAERHDDVVVLGPGLGTAEETIEAARQFLESYTGPAVVDADALEVVPGLETEATLVCTPNRRELAGMGGPEAEDLRAVTDEIETFAADLGHVVLAKGAADVISDGETTRVSRAGTPAMAVGGTGDLLSGIVAGLLEHADPLEAATAAAYVNGHAGERIARRHDLGLVASDLLEAIPAAIWGGDDE; encoded by the coding sequence ATGATCACTGGCGAACGGATGGTCGCCGTCGACGAGAACGCCGCCGCGCTGGGCGTCCCACGCCGACAGCTCATGGAATCCAGTGGAAACGCCGTCGCTCGAGCCGTCGAGCGCGTCGCCGACCCCGGCGCACGGGTCGTCGTGGTCGCCGGCCGCGGAAACAACGGCGGGGACGCCCTCGTGGCCGTCCGCTTCCTCGAGGACTACGACGTGACGACGCTGTTGCTTGGTCGACCGGAGGCCATCGGGACCGACATCGCGCGGGCGAACTGGGAGGCGCTCGAGCGAGGCGAGTACGACGTCGAGGCGGTCACCGACTCCCGCTCGCTTTCCCTCCCCGATTGTGACGTCATCGTCGACGCGATGCTCGGTACCGGGATCAGCGGCGACCTCCGCGAACCCGCGGCCTCGGCCGCCCGGGCGATCAACGCGGCCGACGCGACGGTGGTGAGCGTCGACGTCCCCTCCGGGTTCGACGCCGACGCGGGCGAGCACGCCGACAACGGCGTCGCGGCCGACCACGTCGTCACCTTCCACGACGCCAAGCCGGGGCTCGAGGGCCTCGAGTCGACGCTCGAGGTCGCCGACATCGGCATTCCGGCGGCCGCAGAGCGATTCGCCGGGCCCGGCGACGTCGACCTCGCTCGACCCGCCGAACGAACGGGCCGGGCGTTCGTCATCGGTGGTGGCCCCTACACCGGCGCACCGGCGCTCGCCGCCCAGGCCGCGCTCCGGACGGGCATGGAACTCGCGTTTGTCGCCGCGCCCGATACGGTCGCCGGAGAGATCCAAGGGTACGCCGAGGACCTGATCGTCCAGCCCTACGAGGGCGAGGTGCTGACGCCCGACCAGGTCGAAGGACTCGTCGAGACGGCCGAGCGCCACGACGACGTGGTCGTCCTGGGGCCCGGTCTGGGCACCGCCGAGGAGACCATCGAGGCCGCCCGACAATTTCTCGAGTCCTACACTGGCCCGGCCGTCGTCGACGCGGACGCCCTTGAGGTCGTCCCCGGCCTCGAGACCGAGGCGACGTTGGTCTGTACGCCCAACCGACGCGAACTCGCGGGGATGGGCGGGCCCGAGGCCGAGGACCTCCGGGCGGTCACGGACGAGATTGAGACCTTCGCGGCGGACCTGGGCCACGTCGTCCTCGCGAAGGGGGCAGCGGACGTGATCTCCGACGGCGAGACGACCCGCGTCAGCCGCGCGGGGACGCCGGCGATGGCCGTCGGCGGCACTGGCGACCTCCTCTCCGGAATCGTCGCCGGTTTACTCGAACACGCCGACCCCCTCGAGGCCGCGACGGCCGCCGCGTACGTCAACGGACACGCTGGCGAGCGCATCGCACGTCGCCACGACCTCGGCCTGGTCGCGTCAGACCTGCTCGAGGCGATTCCAGCGGCGATCTGGGGTGGGGACGATGAGTGA
- a CDS encoding acylphosphatase — MTNERTDDSTRAHVFVSGTVQGVYYRATTRETAREAGVDGWVKNLDDGRVEAVFEGPEAAVESMVEWCHEGSPAADVRDVDVEYEEPQGENGFEIRY, encoded by the coding sequence ATGACGAACGAACGCACCGACGACAGTACGCGAGCCCACGTCTTCGTCTCCGGGACGGTGCAGGGCGTCTACTATCGAGCGACGACTAGAGAGACGGCTCGAGAGGCGGGCGTCGACGGCTGGGTCAAAAATCTCGACGATGGCCGCGTCGAGGCGGTCTTCGAGGGTCCTGAGGCGGCCGTCGAGTCGATGGTCGAGTGGTGTCACGAGGGCAGCCCAGCGGCCGACGTCAGGGACGTCGACGTCGAGTACGAGGAGCCCCAGGGCGAGAACGGGTTCGAGATTCGGTACTGA
- the tnpA gene encoding IS200/IS605 family transposase, protein MVKSTRHAVYDLYYHVVFIPKYREQRLTGAAADRLHSIFEEICDDKDLELVEAEIMPDHVHLFIGSPPKNAPSLIVNWVKGISARWYNERSNDRIKWTRSYYVGTAGSVSKDAVKQYIREQKDKQDGRWTA, encoded by the coding sequence ATGGTGAAGAGCACCCGTCACGCAGTCTATGACCTCTACTACCACGTAGTATTCATCCCGAAGTACCGGGAGCAGCGTCTCACGGGTGCCGCCGCCGACCGGCTTCACTCCATCTTCGAGGAAATCTGCGACGACAAAGACCTCGAACTGGTCGAAGCCGAAATCATGCCTGACCACGTCCACCTCTTCATCGGCAGTCCGCCGAAGAACGCCCCGTCACTCATCGTCAACTGGGTGAAGGGAATTTCCGCCCGGTGGTACAATGAGCGGTCCAACGACCGTATCAAGTGGACGCGCTCGTACTATGTCGGGACTGCCGGCAGCGTCTCGAAAGACGCCGTTAAGCAGTACATCCGCGAGCAGAAGGACAAGCAAGACGGGAGGTGGACTGCATGA
- a CDS encoding RNA-guided endonuclease InsQ/TnpB family protein, whose product MHIHRTCRAKIRNHSQVEQMLDLHAWSTSKLWNVANYHSRQVWDDTGEIPDDSDLKNELKGHDNYKGLHSQSSQRVLEELAEAFNSWFGKRKNDSRANPPGYRKKNYYDNDGNRVHEEHPRSTVTWKQKGIRHDTKHNRVRLSKGANHKDHPRDWDYILVEYETRPGVTVENLQQVRAVYSKLKGRWELHLVCKHEVETPDAPGNETAGIDLGICNFAAVAYSIEQADLYPGNRLKQDGYYFPKEIAKYDDSGGSEATRLHHKWSERRAHFFHSLAKHVVEKCIERGVGRINIGKLAGVREDENGDSKNWGRHGNLDLHGWAFDRFTKILTYKAKVEGIEVVEVSERNTSKTCCVCGTEDESQRVERGLYVCESCDAAFNADVNGAENIRLDLNQSNSESAATLGGDRSTGWLAQPGVYLHDLSHGFSPREQVVDCKP is encoded by the coding sequence ATGCACATCCACCGCACTTGCCGGGCGAAAATCCGCAACCACTCACAAGTGGAGCAGATGCTCGACCTGCACGCGTGGAGTACATCGAAACTATGGAACGTTGCGAACTATCACTCCCGCCAAGTGTGGGATGACACGGGCGAGATCCCCGACGACTCGGACTTGAAAAACGAGCTGAAAGGTCACGACAACTACAAGGGACTGCACAGTCAGTCCAGCCAGCGCGTTCTGGAAGAACTCGCTGAAGCCTTCAACTCGTGGTTCGGAAAACGCAAGAACGATTCTCGTGCGAATCCGCCCGGCTACCGCAAGAAAAACTACTACGACAATGACGGCAACCGCGTCCACGAAGAACACCCTCGTAGCACGGTGACGTGGAAGCAAAAGGGCATCCGTCACGACACCAAGCACAACCGCGTCAGGCTCTCGAAAGGTGCGAATCACAAAGACCACCCGAGAGACTGGGACTACATTCTCGTCGAGTATGAGACTCGTCCTGGGGTTACGGTTGAGAACCTACAACAGGTTCGAGCCGTCTACAGCAAATTGAAGGGGCGATGGGAACTTCACCTCGTGTGTAAACACGAAGTCGAAACACCCGATGCTCCCGGCAACGAGACTGCTGGCATCGACCTCGGTATCTGCAACTTCGCGGCGGTCGCCTACAGTATTGAGCAAGCCGACTTGTACCCCGGAAACCGCTTGAAACAAGACGGATACTACTTCCCGAAGGAAATAGCCAAGTACGACGACTCAGGTGGCTCTGAGGCCACCAGACTTCATCACAAATGGAGCGAGCGCCGCGCTCACTTCTTCCACTCTTTAGCGAAACACGTCGTTGAGAAGTGTATCGAGCGTGGCGTGGGGAGAATCAACATCGGAAAACTCGCTGGTGTTCGAGAGGATGAAAACGGCGACTCGAAGAACTGGGGTCGGCACGGCAACCTTGACTTACACGGGTGGGCGTTCGACCGCTTCACGAAGATTCTCACGTACAAAGCGAAAGTCGAGGGTATCGAAGTTGTAGAAGTTTCAGAACGGAACACAAGTAAGACGTGTTGCGTGTGCGGTACAGAAGATGAGAGTCAGCGTGTTGAACGCGGCTTGTACGTCTGTGAGTCGTGTGATGCGGCATTCAACGCTGACGTAAATGGGGCGGAGAACATCCGTCTCGACTTGAACCAAAGTAACTCCGAGTCTGCAGCCACTTTAGGTGGGGATAGGAGTACCGGCTGGTTGGCACAGCCCGGAGTCTACCTTCACGACTTGTCCCACGGATTCTCACCGAGGGAACAAGTGGTAGACTGCAAACCCTAA
- a CDS encoding phytoene/squalene synthase family protein has translation MDQEHVHAGKEIQRRTGKTFYLATRFLPRRVREPTHVLYGFFRIADEVVDDASGVPPERQAARLETLRAQALGDQPTDDPVLIAFSDLRERYGISDAEVNEFVDAMKSDIHTDRYDTYADLEAYMRGSAAAVGVMMTAIMDPEDPEAALPYAIKLGEAFQMTNFLRDVREDVLERDRIYLPLETLEAHGVTEGEVERLELTDSFATAMAEELRRTESLYREGVAGIEYLPEDCQLPVLLAAVLYAEHHALIRARGYDVLTAEPSLSTSRKLWCVLKTRWHWHWNRDPEAVFRRVSAVPRRETGKAGEPDPRPEDGIPTQ, from the coding sequence ATGGATCAAGAACACGTACACGCCGGCAAGGAAATCCAACGACGAACCGGGAAGACGTTCTACCTCGCGACGCGCTTCCTGCCGCGGCGCGTCCGGGAGCCGACGCACGTCCTCTACGGCTTCTTTCGGATCGCCGACGAGGTCGTCGACGACGCCTCGGGCGTCCCACCCGAAAGGCAGGCCGCCCGCCTCGAGACCCTTCGTGCGCAGGCGCTGGGCGATCAGCCCACCGACGATCCGGTCCTCATCGCCTTCAGCGACCTCCGAGAGCGATACGGGATCAGCGACGCCGAGGTCAACGAGTTCGTCGACGCGATGAAATCCGACATCCACACCGATCGGTACGACACCTACGCCGACCTCGAGGCGTACATGCGCGGGTCGGCGGCCGCCGTCGGCGTGATGATGACGGCGATCATGGATCCCGAGGATCCCGAAGCGGCGCTCCCCTACGCGATCAAACTCGGCGAGGCGTTCCAGATGACGAACTTCCTGCGGGACGTCCGCGAGGACGTCCTCGAGCGCGACCGCATCTACCTGCCCCTCGAGACGCTCGAGGCCCACGGGGTCACCGAAGGGGAGGTCGAGCGCCTCGAGTTGACCGACTCGTTCGCGACGGCGATGGCCGAGGAACTTCGTCGGACGGAGTCGCTGTATCGCGAGGGCGTCGCGGGCATCGAGTATCTCCCCGAGGACTGTCAGCTTCCAGTCTTGCTCGCGGCCGTGTTGTACGCCGAACACCACGCGCTCATCCGCGCTCGAGGGTACGACGTGTTGACCGCCGAGCCGTCGCTGTCGACGTCACGAAAACTGTGGTGTGTCCTGAAGACACGCTGGCACTGGCACTGGAACCGTGACCCTGAGGCCGTCTTCCGACGGGTGTCGGCCGTCCCCAGACGCGAGACGGGGAAGGCAGGCGAACCGGACCCACGTCCCGAGGACGGGATTCCGACCCAGTGA
- a CDS encoding TIGR00300 family protein, translating into MTVSRTVELEGHIIDSGTMARCFGAVMDLGGEFDVEAFEVGRHKHAESYCRMAVSAESEADLRAILHELNQNGATVADPRDATLEAAPADQVVPIDFYSTTNHPTEVRVDGEWIPVENVEMDCALVVSRAEDEADEVRVRTRVLNAIEESDLVVTGETGIRVDPPERPRGKGSAFGFMQGGVSSERPSKSLIEEIADEMRDVAESDGNVLVVCGPAIVHAGGREALADLVREGYIDALSAGNGFAVHDIERDLYGTSLGVDTETLEHPRKGHKHHIYTISEIGRAGGIEAAVDAGIVDSGVMYECVANDVPYVLAGSIRDDGPLPDTITDSIEAQDAIREQAQQADLVLMLSTLLHSVAVGNCLPSTTKTVCVDINPATVTQLLDRGSAQAIGMVTDIGTFLPMLAEELLEDEV; encoded by the coding sequence ATGACCGTCAGTCGTACCGTCGAACTCGAGGGGCACATTATCGACTCCGGGACGATGGCCCGGTGTTTCGGGGCCGTGATGGACCTCGGTGGCGAGTTCGACGTCGAGGCGTTCGAGGTGGGCCGACACAAACACGCGGAGTCCTATTGCCGGATGGCCGTCAGCGCCGAAAGCGAGGCGGATCTCCGGGCGATCCTCCACGAACTCAACCAGAACGGCGCGACCGTCGCCGATCCGCGCGACGCGACGCTCGAGGCGGCGCCCGCCGACCAGGTGGTACCGATCGACTTCTACTCGACGACGAACCACCCGACCGAGGTCCGCGTCGACGGCGAGTGGATCCCCGTCGAGAACGTCGAGATGGACTGCGCGCTGGTCGTCTCCCGCGCCGAGGACGAGGCCGACGAGGTGCGCGTCCGGACGCGCGTCCTCAACGCCATCGAGGAGAGCGACCTCGTCGTCACGGGGGAGACCGGCATTCGCGTCGACCCCCCGGAACGCCCGCGCGGGAAAGGCAGCGCCTTCGGGTTCATGCAGGGTGGCGTCTCGAGCGAGCGCCCCTCGAAGTCCCTGATCGAGGAGATCGCCGACGAGATGCGCGACGTGGCCGAGAGCGACGGCAACGTCCTGGTTGTCTGTGGCCCCGCCATCGTCCACGCCGGAGGGCGGGAGGCCCTCGCCGATCTCGTACGCGAAGGTTACATCGACGCGCTGAGTGCGGGCAACGGGTTCGCGGTCCACGACATCGAGCGCGACCTGTACGGGACCTCACTCGGCGTCGACACGGAGACGCTCGAGCACCCGCGGAAGGGGCACAAGCACCACATCTACACGATCAGCGAGATCGGCCGCGCCGGGGGAATCGAGGCGGCCGTCGACGCGGGCATCGTCGACAGCGGCGTCATGTACGAGTGCGTTGCCAACGACGTCCCGTACGTGCTCGCGGGGTCGATCCGAGACGACGGCCCGCTCCCGGACACGATCACGGACTCGATCGAGGCCCAGGACGCGATCCGAGAGCAGGCCCAGCAGGCCGACCTCGTCCTGATGCTCTCGACGCTCCTCCACTCGGTGGCCGTCGGCAACTGCCTGCCGTCGACGACGAAGACCGTCTGCGTCGACATCAACCCCGCGACCGTGACCCAGTTGCTCGACCGCGGGAGCGCCCAGGCGATCGGGATGGTCACCGACATCGGGACGTTCCTGCCGATGCTGGCCGAGGAGTTGCTCGAGGACGAGGTATAG